From a region of the Bradyrhizobium diazoefficiens genome:
- a CDS encoding peptide ABC transporter substrate-binding protein translates to MDESEIRGLVAEVKQGTLSRRSFIQKVAAVGIAAPIASQILLWHGVAMADATLPYKPTKAGGGGPLKLLFWQAPTLLNPHFAIGTKDQMASRVFFEPLAGWDREGNLIPCLAAEVPTKANGGLSDDGMSVIWKLKRGVKWHDGKPFTADDVVFTWVYAADLATAAYSTGSYKDIKVEKVDDHTVKVIFKAPTPFWADAFVGSVGQILPKHHFGDYAGAKSREAPGNLKPVGTGPYKFVEFKPGDLIRAERNPDYHVENQPHFDTLEIKGGGDAVSAARAVLQTGEYDFAWNMQVEEEVLKRMEASGKGKLDFTPSGNVEFIMLNTTDPWTEVDGERSSVKTKHPTLSDPAVRRAINLLIDRDSIQKFIYGRGGAATASFVNAPKQFKSPKLKYEFDVDKANKILDEAGWKKGADGIREKDGKKLKYVYQTSTNAPRQKTQAIIKQACQKAGIDIEVKAVTASVFFSSDVGNPDTYSKFYADMEMYNTTQPQPDPERFLTQCVSWEIATKDNKWLGRNISRWSDPEVDKAYKAAQHELDPIKRAALLIKIDETFCEANVFLPLLSRNVVNAAVNNLMVDMSGWDVTTWNLAAWYRA, encoded by the coding sequence ATGGACGAGAGCGAAATCCGGGGTCTGGTCGCTGAGGTGAAGCAAGGCACGCTGTCGCGACGATCGTTCATCCAAAAGGTGGCCGCGGTCGGAATCGCGGCCCCGATCGCGAGCCAGATCCTGCTCTGGCATGGCGTGGCGATGGCGGATGCCACGCTGCCGTACAAGCCGACCAAAGCCGGCGGCGGCGGCCCGCTCAAGCTGCTGTTCTGGCAGGCGCCGACCCTGCTCAATCCGCATTTTGCGATCGGCACCAAGGACCAGATGGCCTCGCGCGTCTTCTTCGAGCCGCTCGCCGGCTGGGACAGGGAGGGCAATTTGATCCCCTGCCTCGCCGCCGAGGTCCCGACCAAGGCGAATGGCGGCCTCTCGGACGACGGCATGAGCGTGATCTGGAAGCTGAAGCGAGGCGTCAAATGGCACGACGGCAAGCCCTTCACCGCCGACGACGTCGTCTTCACGTGGGTTTATGCGGCGGATCTCGCAACGGCCGCCTACAGCACGGGATCCTACAAGGACATCAAGGTCGAGAAGGTCGACGACCACACGGTCAAGGTGATCTTCAAGGCCCCGACGCCGTTCTGGGCCGACGCCTTCGTCGGTTCGGTCGGCCAGATCCTGCCAAAGCATCATTTCGGCGATTATGCCGGCGCCAAGTCGCGCGAGGCGCCCGGTAATCTGAAGCCGGTCGGCACCGGCCCGTACAAATTCGTCGAGTTCAAGCCCGGCGACCTGATCCGCGCCGAACGCAATCCCGACTATCACGTCGAGAACCAGCCGCATTTCGACACGCTCGAGATCAAGGGCGGCGGCGATGCGGTGTCTGCGGCGCGCGCCGTGCTGCAGACCGGCGAATACGACTTTGCCTGGAACATGCAGGTCGAGGAGGAGGTCCTCAAGCGCATGGAGGCGAGCGGCAAGGGCAAGCTCGACTTCACGCCGTCCGGCAACGTCGAATTCATCATGCTCAACACGACGGACCCCTGGACCGAGGTCGATGGCGAGCGATCGAGCGTCAAGACCAAGCACCCGACGCTGTCCGATCCGGCCGTGCGCCGGGCGATCAACCTCTTGATCGATCGCGATTCGATCCAGAAATTCATCTACGGCCGCGGCGGCGCCGCCACCGCGAGCTTCGTCAACGCGCCGAAGCAGTTCAAGTCGCCCAAGCTGAAATACGAATTCGACGTCGACAAGGCGAACAAGATCCTCGACGAGGCCGGCTGGAAAAAAGGCGCGGACGGCATCCGCGAGAAGGACGGCAAGAAGCTCAAATACGTCTACCAAACCTCGACCAACGCCCCGCGCCAGAAGACGCAGGCCATCATCAAGCAGGCCTGCCAGAAGGCCGGCATCGACATCGAGGTCAAGGCGGTCACCGCCTCGGTGTTCTTCTCCTCGGACGTCGGCAACCCCGACACCTACTCGAAATTCTATGCCGACATGGAGATGTACAACACGACGCAACCGCAGCCCGATCCGGAGCGCTTCCTGACCCAGTGCGTGTCCTGGGAGATCGCCACCAAGGACAACAAATGGCTTGGCCGCAACATCTCGCGTTGGTCCGATCCCGAGGTCGACAAGGCCTACAAGGCCGCACAGCACGAGCTCGATCCGATCAAGCGCGCCGCGCTGCTGATCAAGATCGACGAGACGTTTTGCGAGGCGAACGTCTTCCTGCCGCTGCTCTCCCGCAACGTCGTCAACGCCGCCGTCAACAACCTCATGGTCGACATGTCGGGCTGGGACGTCACGACATGGAATCTGGCGGCATGGTATCGGGCCTGA
- a CDS encoding ABC transporter substrate-binding protein — translation MSNINRRTLVKGSLATMMAGAAFSRSAFAQSEPILLGVSGPLTGPNAQYGTQWKQGFDLALDEIQAAGGINGRKLAYQFEDSQSDPRQSVAIAQKFVSDPRIVMELGDFSSPASMAASPIYQRGGLVQFGFTNSHPDFTKGGDFMWSTSVSQADEQPLLAAYAVKRLGLKKLAVLHLNTDWGRTSRDYFVKAAKEYGAEIAVTEGYIAEERDFRSTLVRVRDASPDGLILISYYSDGALIARQARQVGLKQTICAASSVYSPKFIELGGEAVEDVHLGTRYFPQDPRPEVKKFIAGFKAKYNGQEPDAFNAYSYDAMNMAAAVIKIGGTDRRAIRDAFAKVKDVSSVIFGSATFDVASRRVKGAMNAELVVRNGHFVVWDGKPT, via the coding sequence ATGAGCAACATCAACCGCCGTACCCTGGTCAAGGGCTCTCTCGCCACCATGATGGCGGGAGCGGCCTTCTCGCGCAGCGCCTTTGCGCAATCCGAGCCGATCCTGCTCGGCGTCAGCGGTCCTCTCACGGGACCGAACGCGCAATATGGCACGCAGTGGAAGCAGGGCTTCGACCTCGCGCTCGACGAGATCCAGGCGGCCGGCGGCATCAATGGCCGCAAGCTCGCCTACCAATTCGAGGACAGCCAGAGCGATCCGCGCCAGTCGGTGGCGATCGCCCAGAAGTTCGTGTCCGATCCCCGCATCGTCATGGAACTCGGCGATTTCTCGAGTCCCGCTTCGATGGCGGCTTCGCCGATCTATCAGCGCGGCGGCCTCGTGCAGTTCGGCTTCACCAACTCGCATCCCGATTTCACCAAGGGTGGCGACTTCATGTGGAGCACCTCGGTCAGCCAGGCGGACGAGCAGCCGCTGCTGGCGGCCTATGCCGTGAAGCGGCTCGGCCTGAAAAAGCTCGCAGTGCTGCATCTCAACACCGACTGGGGCCGTACCAGCCGCGACTATTTCGTCAAGGCGGCGAAGGAGTACGGCGCCGAAATCGCGGTGACCGAGGGCTATATCGCGGAGGAGCGCGACTTCCGTTCCACCCTGGTGCGCGTGCGCGACGCCAGTCCGGACGGGCTGATCCTGATCTCGTATTATTCCGACGGTGCGCTGATCGCCCGTCAGGCGCGACAGGTCGGTCTGAAGCAGACGATCTGCGCGGCAAGCTCGGTCTACTCGCCGAAATTCATCGAGCTTGGCGGCGAGGCGGTCGAGGACGTCCATCTCGGCACGCGCTATTTCCCCCAGGATCCGAGGCCCGAGGTGAAGAAATTCATTGCGGGCTTCAAGGCCAAGTACAACGGGCAGGAGCCCGACGCCTTCAACGCCTATTCCTACGATGCGATGAATATGGCCGCCGCCGTCATCAAGATCGGCGGCACCGACCGCCGCGCCATCCGCGATGCCTTCGCGAAAGTGAAGGACGTCTCCAGCGTCATTTTTGGTTCCGCGACGTTCGACGTTGCCAGCCGCCGCGTCAAGGGTGCCATGAACGCCGAGCTCGTGGTCCGCAACGGCCACTTCGTGGTCTGGGATGGCAAGCCGACCTGA
- a CDS encoding CMD domain protein encodes MMATKDIIDMLAGIEPGSALDAIRARRLQARENAQKSYLALFEPIDASDFSLAERAAVAAFVTGLHGESPVAAFYREKLAANADAAALGEAIRLEIERGKTSGPYGAFPAGPLSIENKAGLIYRVSAERKPALGTRLVAALEHAHLLVFRPRDAASTDVKALLDAGWSTTGIVTLSQLVAFLSFQVRVVSGLRTLAATNA; translated from the coding sequence ATGATGGCGACGAAGGATATCATCGACATGCTTGCCGGCATCGAGCCGGGTTCGGCTCTGGACGCCATCCGCGCCCGCCGCCTGCAAGCACGCGAGAACGCGCAGAAGAGCTATCTCGCTTTGTTCGAGCCGATCGACGCGAGCGACTTTTCGCTGGCCGAACGTGCCGCGGTCGCGGCCTTCGTAACCGGACTTCACGGCGAATCCCCCGTCGCCGCCTTCTATCGCGAGAAGCTTGCAGCGAATGCGGATGCAGCGGCGCTCGGCGAGGCGATCCGGCTCGAGATCGAGCGCGGCAAGACCTCCGGTCCCTATGGCGCCTTTCCGGCCGGTCCGTTGTCGATCGAGAACAAGGCCGGGCTGATCTACCGCGTGAGCGCGGAGCGCAAGCCCGCCCTCGGCACGCGGCTCGTCGCGGCACTCGAACATGCGCATCTCCTGGTGTTTCGGCCGCGCGATGCCGCGTCGACCGACGTGAAGGCGCTGCTTGACGCCGGCTGGTCGACCACCGGCATCGTCACCCTCTCCCAGCTCGTCGCGTTCCTGTCGTTCCAGGTGCGCGTCGTCAGCGGCTTGCGCACGCTCGCCGCAACGAACGCCTAA
- a CDS encoding putative FMN-dependent luciferase-like monooxygenase, whose amino-acid sequence MKRFANLKRLGFFTRLLDEAPPAERYRFAAEQIVRAEKAGLDSAWIAQHHFHEREGGLPSPFTFLGYVAAQTSRIRLGTGIVTLPLENAVRVAEDAAVLDLLCNGRFELGVGTGGNPSAFAAFGLDSAQRNEIFARNLEVVRTALVGKPLDGGDTIYPQRPQLDRRIWQATFSVAGGARAGKAGDGLLLSRTQPRAKDAPKATLAEIQNPVIDAYLDALPPGCEPRIMASRSVFVADDHREAMRLADIGLRRALPQFLKGGHARPGETLEEMIAAFDTHVGAADDVIASLRADATLERVTDLVFQAHSVDAPHPYILRSIELVAEKVAPALGWTRTAPDVALAG is encoded by the coding sequence ATGAAACGCTTTGCAAATCTGAAACGCCTGGGGTTCTTCACCCGGCTGCTCGACGAGGCCCCGCCCGCCGAGCGCTACCGCTTCGCGGCCGAGCAGATCGTACGCGCCGAGAAGGCGGGTCTCGATTCAGCGTGGATCGCCCAGCATCATTTCCACGAGCGCGAAGGTGGCCTACCGTCGCCCTTCACCTTCCTCGGTTACGTCGCAGCCCAAACCTCGCGCATCCGCCTCGGCACCGGCATCGTCACGCTGCCGCTGGAGAACGCGGTGCGGGTGGCGGAGGACGCCGCGGTGCTCGATCTGCTCTGTAACGGCCGTTTCGAGCTCGGCGTCGGCACCGGCGGCAATCCGTCGGCTTTTGCCGCCTTCGGCCTCGACAGCGCCCAGCGCAACGAGATCTTTGCGCGCAACCTGGAGGTCGTCCGCACGGCCCTGGTCGGCAAGCCGCTCGATGGCGGCGATACGATCTATCCGCAACGGCCGCAACTGGACAGACGAATCTGGCAGGCCACGTTCTCGGTCGCGGGCGGCGCCCGTGCCGGCAAGGCGGGCGATGGCCTATTGCTGTCGCGCACCCAGCCACGGGCCAAGGACGCGCCGAAGGCCACGCTGGCCGAGATCCAGAACCCGGTCATCGATGCCTATCTCGATGCGCTGCCGCCGGGATGTGAGCCCCGCATCATGGCCTCGCGCAGCGTCTTCGTCGCCGACGACCATCGTGAGGCGATGCGCCTTGCCGATATCGGGCTGCGGCGCGCGCTGCCTCAATTCCTCAAGGGCGGCCACGCCAGGCCGGGCGAGACGCTGGAGGAGATGATCGCGGCGTTCGACACCCATGTCGGCGCGGCCGACGACGTCATCGCCTCGCTGCGGGCCGATGCCACGCTGGAGCGGGTGACCGATCTCGTCTTTCAGGCGCACTCGGTGGATGCGCCGCACCCCTACATCCTGCGCTCGATCGAGCTGGTCGCGGAGAAGGTCGCGCCGGCGCTGGGCTGGACCCGGACGGCGCCCGACGTGGCGCTGGCAGGTTAG
- the ugpC gene encoding sn-glycerol-3-phosphate ABC transporter ATP-binding protein UgpC — protein sequence MASISIRNLVKRYGNFTVIPDLSLEIADHEFVVFVGPSGCGKSTLLRIIAGLEPISSGDLYIGDKRVNGVQAARRDIAMVFQDYALYPHMKVYDNMSFALELRGVPKAEIDARVKRAAALLHIEPYLDRKPKELSGGQRQRVAMGRAIVRNPKAFLFDEPLSNLDAKLRGQVRAEIKALSQQLKTTMVFVTHDQIEAMTMADRIVVLQSGTIQQYDTPETVYERPANQFVAGFIGSPAMNFFPVEWRDGCAILSQGGTVVPLDGETAGRLRQAGNAVLGIRPEHFAVAAGAVDGIAINVKLVEPLGSDTLIHFDLADASAIARVDPALRPKVGDRLSLRPQPGKTHLFDAGNGQVLR from the coding sequence ATGGCCTCGATCTCGATCCGCAACCTCGTCAAACGCTACGGCAATTTCACCGTGATACCGGACCTCAGCCTCGAGATCGCGGACCATGAATTCGTCGTGTTCGTCGGCCCGTCCGGCTGTGGCAAGTCGACCTTGCTGCGGATCATCGCCGGCCTCGAGCCGATCTCGTCGGGAGACCTCTACATCGGCGACAAACGCGTCAACGGCGTGCAGGCTGCCCGACGCGATATTGCGATGGTGTTCCAGGACTACGCGCTCTATCCGCACATGAAGGTCTACGACAACATGTCGTTTGCGCTGGAGCTGCGCGGGGTACCGAAGGCGGAGATCGATGCCCGCGTGAAGCGCGCGGCTGCGCTCTTGCACATCGAGCCCTACCTCGACCGCAAGCCGAAGGAGCTCTCCGGCGGGCAGCGGCAGCGTGTCGCCATGGGCCGCGCCATCGTGCGCAATCCGAAGGCATTCCTGTTTGACGAGCCGTTGTCCAATCTCGATGCCAAGCTGCGCGGGCAGGTGCGCGCCGAGATCAAGGCGCTGTCGCAGCAGCTGAAAACCACCATGGTGTTCGTCACCCACGACCAGATCGAGGCCATGACCATGGCTGACCGGATCGTGGTGCTCCAGAGCGGCACGATCCAGCAGTACGACACGCCGGAGACCGTCTACGAGCGGCCGGCCAACCAGTTCGTTGCCGGCTTCATCGGCTCGCCTGCCATGAACTTCTTTCCGGTCGAATGGCGTGATGGGTGCGCAATCCTGTCGCAAGGCGGAACGGTGGTGCCGCTCGATGGCGAAACCGCGGGTCGCCTGCGGCAGGCTGGCAATGCCGTGCTTGGCATTCGTCCCGAACATTTTGCCGTGGCGGCGGGTGCCGTCGACGGCATCGCCATCAACGTCAAGCTGGTCGAGCCGCTCGGCTCGGATACGCTGATCCACTTCGATCTTGCTGACGCGTCTGCCATTGCGCGCGTCGATCCGGCACTGCGGCCGAAGGTCGGCGATCGCCTCAGTTTGCGTCCGCAGCCGGGCAAGACGCATCTGTTCGATGCTGGCAACGGGCAGGTTCTGCGGTGA
- a CDS encoding tagatose 1,6-diphosphate aldolase has product MRTIGKNRGLARLADADGHFRMVALDQRPPLFDAIAKAKGITREQVEYSDVTAAKRLLVENLAPHCSSMLFDPNFAVPAAIDLLPPRCGLIMTLEEHRVEETAGGRKSRAITNWSVEKIRAMGGDAVKVLAWYRPDADAAVNEHQKRFVREIGEDCARHDIPYVLELLVYPFLGSANHTADYVESPGKLPGLVIDSVREFAKPEYCVDLLKLESPIAANSLPARDGSAEAKAAQKEFDAIGDICRERSIPWVLLSGGAAPEKFEQVLDYSYAAGASGFLAGRTIWLDAILKNFPDRAAVSASLRKDGLGVLERLNKLTTAKGTPWKARFPVFTDIKQEGDFARAY; this is encoded by the coding sequence ATGAGAACGATTGGAAAGAACCGCGGCCTGGCACGGCTTGCTGACGCGGATGGCCACTTTCGCATGGTCGCGCTGGATCAGCGGCCGCCCTTGTTCGACGCCATCGCGAAAGCGAAAGGCATCACGCGGGAGCAGGTCGAGTATTCCGACGTCACGGCCGCAAAGCGTCTTCTCGTGGAGAATCTCGCTCCGCATTGCAGCTCGATGCTGTTCGACCCGAACTTTGCCGTGCCCGCCGCGATCGACCTGCTGCCGCCGCGCTGCGGCCTGATCATGACGCTGGAGGAGCATCGGGTCGAGGAGACCGCCGGTGGCCGCAAGTCGCGCGCGATCACCAATTGGAGCGTCGAGAAAATCCGCGCCATGGGCGGCGATGCCGTCAAGGTGCTGGCCTGGTATCGGCCGGACGCCGATGCCGCGGTGAACGAGCATCAGAAGCGATTCGTCCGCGAGATCGGCGAGGACTGCGCCCGCCATGACATCCCTTACGTGCTCGAGCTGCTGGTCTATCCGTTCCTCGGCAGCGCCAACCACACCGCCGACTACGTGGAATCGCCGGGCAAGCTGCCCGGCCTCGTCATCGACAGCGTGCGCGAATTCGCCAAGCCGGAATATTGCGTCGATCTGCTCAAGCTGGAGAGCCCGATCGCGGCCAATAGCCTGCCAGCCCGAGACGGCAGTGCGGAAGCCAAGGCCGCGCAGAAGGAATTCGATGCAATCGGCGACATCTGCCGCGAGCGGAGCATTCCCTGGGTGCTGCTGTCGGGCGGCGCCGCGCCCGAAAAATTCGAGCAGGTGCTCGACTATTCCTATGCCGCGGGTGCGAGCGGCTTCCTCGCCGGCCGCACCATCTGGCTCGACGCCATCCTGAAGAATTTCCCGGACCGCGCAGCCGTGTCGGCCAGCCTGCGCAAGGATGGTCTCGGCGTGCTGGAGCGCCTCAACAAACTGACCACGGCCAAGGGCACTCCGTGGAAGGCTCGATTTCCGGTGTTCACCGACATCAAGCAAGAGGGTGACTTCGCACGCGCCTATTGA
- a CDS encoding DUF2934 domain-containing protein has product MSDPTEQDIRERAHLLWEQAGKPEGREEEFWHAAEQELRNEDKSNPLRTPDTL; this is encoded by the coding sequence TTGTCCGACCCGACTGAGCAAGACATCAGAGAACGCGCGCACCTTTTGTGGGAGCAAGCCGGCAAGCCCGAAGGCCGCGAGGAGGAGTTTTGGCACGCGGCCGAGCAGGAGCTGCGCAACGAGGACAAGTCGAACCCTTTGCGAACGCCGGACACGCTGTGA
- a CDS encoding alkylhydroperoxidase domain protein: MSATVNPPVVFTQDELGWVSWIDPLPETALTERHFAGLVDRARAKSEYFRLLVRDPEVLEARTKTDKDIFYNTADGLPRAERELAAAATSRYNGCIYCASVHARFASIYSRRREDVQRLLDEGVGADLGERWNAVVKASVALAATPIAFGPDNIAELRRAGLDDAEIVDVINGASFFNWANRLMLSLGEPSK; this comes from the coding sequence ATGAGCGCCACCGTCAATCCCCCTGTCGTCTTCACCCAGGATGAGCTCGGCTGGGTGTCGTGGATCGATCCGCTGCCCGAGACCGCATTGACCGAGCGGCATTTCGCCGGCCTGGTCGATCGTGCCCGCGCCAAGTCGGAGTATTTCCGCCTTCTGGTGCGCGATCCCGAAGTCCTGGAAGCCCGCACCAAGACCGACAAGGACATCTTCTACAACACCGCTGACGGCCTGCCCCGCGCCGAGCGTGAGCTCGCGGCGGCGGCGACCTCGCGCTACAACGGCTGCATCTATTGCGCCTCCGTGCATGCGCGCTTTGCCAGCATCTATTCCAGGCGCCGCGAGGATGTGCAGCGTCTGCTCGACGAGGGCGTCGGGGCCGATCTCGGCGAGCGCTGGAATGCCGTGGTCAAGGCCTCGGTCGCGCTCGCCGCGACGCCGATCGCGTTCGGTCCTGACAATATTGCGGAGCTGCGCCGTGCGGGACTCGACGATGCGGAGATCGTCGACGTCATCAACGGTGCTTCGTTCTTCAACTGGGCGAACCGGCTGATGCTGTCGCTCGGGGAGCCCTCGAAATAG
- a CDS encoding sugar kinase yields the protein MSAPDNIADLSALADVASKASPVHVICLGLSALDQVWRVDRLFAGQSEKIKATGYGTLGGGMAANASIAVAKLGASVAFWGRAGDDAAGHEMKSAFTAEGVDVENFRLFADGRSSVSGIIVDSNGERQIVNFRGLYPEAADWLPLEAVARASSVLADPRWVEGAATLFREARADGIPTVLDGDVADAEVFERLLPLTDHAIFSEPALAGFAGSADDQSLAALVRFGCRVIAVTRGEAGVSWRENGELHRQAAYAVEVVDTTGAGDVFHGAYALALGAGLDVRAAMAFSAATAAMKCRHAGGRNGIPDINECLAFMRTKP from the coding sequence GTGAGCGCGCCGGACAACATTGCCGACCTTTCGGCGCTGGCGGACGTCGCGTCCAAGGCGAGCCCTGTGCATGTGATTTGCCTCGGCCTGTCCGCACTGGATCAAGTCTGGCGTGTCGACCGTCTGTTCGCCGGCCAAAGCGAGAAGATCAAAGCCACCGGCTACGGCACGCTCGGCGGCGGCATGGCGGCCAATGCAAGTATCGCGGTGGCAAAGCTTGGCGCGTCCGTCGCATTCTGGGGGCGGGCAGGCGATGACGCCGCCGGCCACGAGATGAAATCGGCTTTCACCGCCGAAGGCGTCGACGTCGAGAACTTCCGGCTGTTTGCCGATGGCCGCTCGTCGGTTTCCGGGATCATCGTCGACAGCAACGGTGAGCGGCAGATCGTCAATTTCCGCGGCCTCTATCCTGAAGCCGCAGACTGGCTTCCGCTCGAGGCCGTCGCGCGCGCATCGTCCGTGCTGGCCGATCCGCGCTGGGTCGAGGGCGCCGCGACGCTGTTCCGGGAAGCGCGAGCGGACGGCATTCCCACGGTGCTCGACGGCGACGTGGCCGACGCTGAGGTGTTCGAGCGGCTGCTGCCGCTGACCGACCACGCCATCTTCTCCGAGCCGGCGCTCGCAGGCTTTGCTGGCTCAGCCGACGATCAGTCCCTCGCAGCTCTCGTGCGCTTCGGCTGCCGCGTCATCGCCGTCACGCGCGGCGAGGCGGGCGTGAGCTGGCGCGAGAATGGCGAGCTGCACCGGCAGGCCGCCTACGCCGTCGAGGTCGTCGACACCACGGGCGCGGGCGACGTCTTCCACGGCGCCTATGCGCTGGCGCTCGGCGCCGGCCTCGACGTGCGGGCTGCGATGGCGTTCTCGGCGGCGACGGCCGCGATGAAATGCCGCCACGCCGGCGGCCGCAACGGAATCCCCGATATCAACGAGTGTCTTGCATTCATGAGGACGAAGCCATGA